From Pelagicoccus albus, the proteins below share one genomic window:
- the nhaC gene encoding Na+/H+ antiporter NhaC, producing MSSKNRSIQPSLLQAITPVVLTLLVIGLQIFYFGVFEPHIPLVIGIAITSLLGVRLGMKWDEIESGLFRVIQIALPSVSVLIAVGMIIGVWIASGTVPSIIYFGLKLLSPEYFLVASMLICSFVSVSLGTSWGTVATVGLALMGIGAGFEIPVYWTAGAVVSGSFFGDKVSPLSDTTNLAPAVTGTNVFSHIKNMVPTTIPAMLIALTIYFIAGFKLMGDEEVSFGKIEAITTALDSSFSISVWLLLPALLVMVLALKKFPPIPSLFAGVVLGSILAMVAQGESLQDIFQYANNGYSIETGISEIDGLLNRGGIQSMMWTISLILIALGFGGVLERTGCLRTIIGAIQSKVESFGGIQAAAIGTSFATNLVAGDPYLSIALPGRMFAPVYRGLRYSTLNLSRAVEEGGTLMSPLIPWNAGGAFVISALGLEIGKGNMENLLYIPLAFACWIAPCIGILYAATGRFSPKATKAEMTRWKKEDEEIADGYPAIKESEIKATS from the coding sequence ATGTCTTCAAAAAACAGATCCATTCAGCCCAGTCTATTACAGGCAATAACACCCGTCGTTCTGACTCTTTTAGTCATCGGACTTCAGATATTCTACTTCGGCGTGTTTGAACCGCATATTCCGCTCGTGATCGGAATCGCCATAACGAGCTTGCTCGGTGTTCGACTTGGCATGAAATGGGATGAGATAGAAAGCGGGCTCTTCAGAGTTATCCAGATTGCCCTTCCCTCTGTTTCAGTGCTCATCGCAGTAGGAATGATAATCGGTGTCTGGATCGCTAGCGGTACTGTGCCCAGCATTATCTACTTCGGGCTTAAGCTTCTGTCGCCAGAGTATTTCTTAGTAGCGAGCATGCTTATCTGCTCATTCGTTTCCGTTTCATTGGGTACGTCGTGGGGCACGGTAGCCACCGTCGGCCTCGCTTTGATGGGGATCGGAGCGGGGTTTGAAATCCCCGTCTATTGGACAGCTGGAGCCGTGGTATCGGGTTCATTTTTCGGCGACAAGGTTTCGCCTCTATCGGATACGACCAATCTCGCTCCCGCGGTAACTGGCACCAATGTATTCTCCCACATCAAGAACATGGTACCGACAACGATTCCTGCCATGCTCATCGCTCTCACAATCTACTTCATAGCTGGCTTCAAGTTGATGGGAGATGAGGAAGTGTCCTTCGGGAAAATTGAAGCGATCACGACCGCTTTAGATTCAAGCTTTTCAATCTCTGTTTGGCTGCTCTTGCCAGCTCTGCTCGTAATGGTCTTGGCTCTGAAAAAATTTCCTCCCATCCCTTCCCTGTTCGCGGGCGTCGTGCTGGGCTCGATACTAGCCATGGTGGCTCAGGGCGAGTCCCTCCAGGACATATTCCAGTATGCGAACAATGGCTACTCGATCGAAACGGGAATCTCCGAAATCGACGGACTTCTGAACCGTGGCGGTATCCAGTCCATGATGTGGACAATCTCCCTCATCTTGATCGCACTCGGATTTGGCGGCGTCCTAGAACGAACCGGTTGTCTTCGGACCATAATTGGAGCGATCCAAAGCAAGGTAGAATCGTTTGGAGGAATCCAAGCAGCAGCCATCGGAACTTCATTCGCCACTAATCTGGTAGCAGGCGACCCCTACCTATCCATCGCCCTTCCAGGCAGAATGTTCGCACCCGTCTACCGCGGACTCCGCTATTCGACCTTGAACCTCTCTCGAGCCGTGGAAGAAGGAGGTACCCTGATGTCACCCTTAATCCCTTGGAACGCCGGAGGCGCTTTTGTAATCTCGGCGCTCGGCTTAGAAATCGGCAAAGGGAATATGGAGAACCTCCTCTATATCCCCCTTGCATTCGCATGTTGGATCGCTCCGTGTATCGGGATCCTCTATGCGGCTACTGGACGCTTCTCGCCCAAGGCTACCAAAGCCGAGATGACTCGCTGGAAAAAAGAGGACGAAGAGATCGCAGATGGCTATCCCGCCATCAAGGAATCGGAAATCAAGGCAACAAGCTAA
- a CDS encoding entericidin A/B family lipoprotein — MTKPLKYILLAAVSSLTVIFATGCSTVDGIGKDVEKLGEEVQDAAD, encoded by the coding sequence ATGACTAAACCACTCAAGTATATCCTTCTCGCTGCTGTATCTAGCCTAACCGTTATTTTCGCCACCGGTTGCTCCACTGTTGATGGAATCGGTAAAGACGTGGAGAAGCTTGGCGAGGAGGTTCAGGATGCTGCCGACTAG
- the proB gene encoding glutamate 5-kinase, which produces MDTSKKRTVVVKIGSSLLVNDETGKLRMDFLYHLMNDVVTMKSRGFNVVLVSSGSVALGRRFGKVPPDANLTLPQKQAAAALGQPVLMAAYQNFANEHDFRTAQILITRHDFEDRKRFVNAEDTFEELIGQGIVPIVNENDTLATKHLRVGDNDRLAAKVCHMVEADDLVILTNVGGMLDENKKIIPVIETLDESIYAMAGGSSGVGTGGMVTKLQAGEIAQASGCRTHITSGDCINPVVDALDGEREHTVIESNITPESARHLWIATSLDVRGFLEIKETSLDSLKLGRSLFSEDLQSVSGQFGRGDVVSINSGDQEVARGIVAFNHFEAQALLERRSPDIFSVLGYNTRPDIVHKNDLAFLTAPTELI; this is translated from the coding sequence ATGGACACTAGCAAGAAGCGCACTGTCGTAGTTAAAATTGGTTCCAGTCTCTTGGTTAACGATGAGACGGGTAAGCTAAGGATGGATTTTCTCTACCATCTCATGAACGACGTGGTGACAATGAAGTCCCGTGGGTTCAACGTGGTTTTAGTTTCCTCCGGCTCGGTCGCGCTCGGGCGTCGATTCGGTAAAGTGCCTCCTGATGCGAATCTAACTTTGCCCCAGAAACAGGCGGCTGCAGCCCTTGGCCAACCGGTTTTGATGGCGGCTTATCAGAATTTTGCCAACGAGCACGATTTTCGTACCGCTCAGATCTTGATCACTCGACACGACTTCGAGGACAGGAAGCGTTTTGTAAACGCAGAAGATACCTTCGAAGAGCTCATTGGCCAAGGGATCGTGCCAATCGTTAATGAAAACGACACTCTGGCTACCAAGCATCTGAGGGTGGGGGACAACGACCGTTTGGCCGCCAAGGTATGTCACATGGTGGAGGCTGACGACCTCGTCATTCTAACGAACGTAGGAGGAATGCTCGACGAAAATAAGAAGATCATCCCTGTGATCGAGACCTTGGATGAGAGCATCTATGCTATGGCTGGAGGGTCTTCAGGTGTGGGAACAGGTGGCATGGTCACCAAACTGCAGGCTGGTGAAATCGCTCAGGCTTCCGGTTGCCGCACACACATCACCAGCGGGGATTGCATCAATCCTGTCGTCGATGCTTTGGATGGAGAGCGGGAGCATACTGTGATCGAGTCGAACATCACGCCTGAGAGCGCAAGGCACCTTTGGATTGCTACCAGCTTGGATGTACGGGGATTCCTAGAAATTAAGGAAACTTCGTTGGACTCTCTTAAGCTCGGCCGAAGCCTTTTCTCTGAGGACCTGCAGAGTGTATCCGGTCAGTTCGGACGTGGCGATGTGGTCAGCATCAATTCCGGTGATCAGGAAGTCGCTAGGGGAATCGTGGCTTTCAACCACTTCGAGGCCCAAGCCCTTTTGGAGCGAAGGAGCCCCGATATCTTTTCAGTTCTCGGCTACAACACTCGCCCAGACATCGTTCATAAGAACGATTTGGCGTTTTTGACCGCGCCAACCGAATTGATCTAA